One Argentina anserina chromosome 6, drPotAnse1.1, whole genome shotgun sequence genomic window, AGCAAACGAGAGTAACTGTAAGATACATGGATGCTCCAGCAATAGTAAGCAAGTACAACTTACAGTAGGAGGCTTTCCGAGAACTGCTCCATGCTTATATGTGCAGTCATCCTTAGCTGGTGACTCAGGTCTGCCACCTGTCTTTTTCTCAGTCCTAGCCTTGTTGAAGATTACTGTGAATCCCTCAGCGGATGCTGGATCATTGACGTCCCATTCACCGAA contains:
- the LOC126801170 gene encoding protein NOI4, with translation MADKGVPLPKFGEWDVNDPASAEGFTVIFNKARTEKKTGGRPESPAKDDCTYKHGAVLGKPPTKKWFCCLRAES